The stretch of DNA ACATCGCTCAACaaaacagacatacagctctgctgcatacactgctcaactacagacatacagctctgctgcatacactgctcaactacacagacatacagctctgctgcagacactgctcaactacacagacatacagctctgctctaTACATCGCTCAACaaaacagacatacagctctgctgcatacgctTCTCAactacagacatacagctctgctgcatacacttctcaactacacagacatacagctctgctgcatacactgctcaactatgcagacatacagctctgctccatacactgctcaactacacagacatacagctctgctgcatacactgctcaactacacatacatacagctctgctctaTACACCGCTCAACAAAACAGACATACAGCTATGCTGCATACActtctcaactacacagacatacagctctgttgCATACACTACtcgactacacagacatacagctctgctgcatacactgctcaactacacagacatacagctctgctacatacactgctTATCTAAAgaaatacagccctgctacatacactgttcaactacacagacatacagctctgcttcatACACTGCTtatctacacagacatacagctctgttgCATACACTGCTTAtctacagacatacagctctgctgcatacactgctcaactacacagacatacagctctgctgcatacacttctcaactacacagacatacagctctgctacatacactgctTATCTAaagacatacagccctgctacatacactgttcaactacacagacatacagctctgctacatacactgcttatctacacagacatacagctctgttgcatacactgctcaactgcacagacatacagctctgctgcatacactgctcaactacacagacatacagctctgctgcatacactgctcaacttcacagacatacagctctgctacatatactgctcaactacacagacatacagctctgctgcatacactgctcaactgcaCAGACATACAACACTGCTACAtatactgctcaactacacagacatacagccctgctgcatacactgctcaactacaaatacaactctgctgcatacacttcttaactacacagacatacagctctgctgcatacactgctcaactacacattcAACTCTGCTGCATACACCGCTCAACTAcacatacatacagctctgctctaTACACCGCTCAACAAaaaagacatacagctctgctgcatacacttatcatctacagacatacagctcttctgcatacactgctcaactacacattcAACTCTGCTGCATACACCGCTCAACTAcacatacatacagctctgctctaTACATCGCTCAACaaaacagacatacagctctgctgcatacactgctcaactacacagacatacagctctgctgcatacactgctcaactacagacatacagctctgctgcatacactgctcaactacacagacatacagctctgctgcatacactgctcaactacacagacatacagctctgctgcatacactgctcaactacacagacatacagctctgctgcatacgctTCTCAactacagacatacagctctgctgcatacacttctcaactacacagacatacagctctactgcatacactgctcaactatgcagacatacagctctgctccatacactgctcaactacacagacatacaactctgctgcatacacttctcaactacacagacatacagctctgctgcatacactgctcaactacacatacatacagctctgctctaTACACCGCTCAACaaaacagacatacagctctgctgcatacacttctcaactacacagacatacagctctgttgCATACACTACtcgactacacagacatacagctctgctgcatacactgctcaactacacagacatacagctctgctgcatacaatgCTCTTCTACAGGCATACAGCTCTGctgtatacactgctcaactacaaatACAACTCTGCTGCATACACGGCTCAACTACACAGTCATACAGCTTTGCTGCATACACTTCTCAACTACTTAGACATACAGTTCtggtacatacactgctcaactgcacagacatacagctctactgCATACActtctcaactacacagacatacagctctgctgcatacactgctcaactgcacagacatacagctctgctgcatacactgctcaactacacagacatacagctctgctgcagacactgctcaactacacagacatacagctctgctacatatactgctcaactacacagacatacagctctgctgcatacactgctcaactacacagacatacagctctgctgcatacactgctcaactgcaCAGACATACAACACTGCTACAtatactgctcaactacacagacatacagccctgctgcatacactgctcaactacatatacaactctgctgcatacacttctcaactacacagacatacagctctgctgcatacactgctcaactacacattcAACTCTGCTGCATACACCGCTCAACTAcacatacatacagctctgctctaTACACCGCTCAACAAaaaagacatacagctctgctgcatacacttatcatctacagacatacagctctgctgtatacaccgctcaactacacagacatacagctctgctctaTACATCGCtcaacaaaacagacaaacagctctgctgcatacactgctcaactacacagacatacagctctgctgcatacactgcttaactacacagacatacagctctgctgcatacactgctcaactacagacatacagctctgctgcatacactgctcaactacacagacatacagctctgctgcagacactgctcaactacacagacatacagctctgctctaTACATCGCTCAACaaaacagacatacagctctgctgcatacactgctcaactacacagacatacagctctgctgcatacgctTCTCAactacagacatacagctctgctgcatacacttctcaactacacagacatacagctctgctgcatacactgctcaactatgcagacatacagctctgctccatacactgctcaactacacagacatacaactctgctgcatacacttctcaactacacagacatacagctctgctgcatacactgctcaactacacatacatacagctctgctctaTACACCGCTCAACaaaacagacatacagctctgctgcatacacttctcaactacacagacatacagctctgctgcatacacttctcaactacacagacatacagctctgctgcatacactgcttatctaaagacatacagctctgctacatacactgcttatctacacagacatacagctctgttgCATACACTATtcgactacacagacatacagctctgctgcatacactgctcaactacacagacatacagctctgctacatacactgcttatctacacagacatacagctctgttgCATACACTATtcgactacacagacatacagctctgctgcatacactgctcaactacacagacatacagctctgctgcatacaatgCTCAtctacagacatacagctctgctgcatacactgctcaactacaaatacagctctgctctaTACACCGCTCAACaaaacagacatacagctctgctgcatacacttatcatctacagacatacagctctgctacatacactgctTATCtaaagacatacagctctgctacatacactgcatatctacagacatacagctctgctgcatacacttctcaactacacagacatacagttctgctgcatacacttctcaactacacagacatacagttccgctgcatacactgctcatctacacagacatacagctctgctacatacactgctTATCtaaagacatacagctctgctacatacactgcttatctacagacatacagctctgctacatacactgttcagctacacagacatacagctctgctgcatacacttctcaactacacagacatacagctctgctgcatacactgctcatctacgcagacatacagctctgctacatacactgctTATCtaaagacatacagctctgctacatacactgcttatctacagacatacagctctgctgcatacacttctTAACTACACAGACATATAGCTCTGCTTCATACACTGCTtatctacacagacatacagctctgttgCATACACTACtcgactacacagacatacagctctgctgcatacactgctcaactacacagacatacagctctgctgcatacaatgCTCAtctacagacatacagctctgctgcatacactgctcaactacaaatACAACTCTGCTGCATACACGGCTCAACTACACAGTCATACAGCTTTGCTGCATACACGGCTCAACTACTTAGACATACAGTTCTGCTACATACTCTTCtcgactacacagacatacagcctgctgcatacactgctcaactgcacagacatacagctctgctacatacaatgCTAAtctacagacatacagctctgctacatatactgCTCAACAACacaaacatacagctctgctgcatacactgttcagctacacagacatacagctctgctgcatacactgctcaactacacagacatacagctctgctacatatactgCTCAATTACAGAGACAtaaagctctgctgcatacacttctTAACTGCACGAACATACAGCTCCACTGCATACaccgctcaactacacagacatatagTTCTGGTACATTCACTGCTCAActgcacagacatacagctctactccatacactgctcaactacacagacatacagctctgctccatacactgctcaactacacagacatacagctctgctacatatactgctcaactacacagacatacagctctgctccatacacttctcaactacacagacatacagctctgctgcatacactgctcaactgcaCAGACATACAACACTGCTACAtatactgctcaactacacagacatacagctctgctgcatacactgctcaactacacagacatacagctctgctgcatacactgcttaaCTGCAcagacatacagcactgctacatatactgctcaactacacagacatacagccctgctgcatacactgctcaactacaaatACAACTTTGCTGCATACACTTCTCAACTACACATTCAACTCTGCTGCATACACCGCTCAACTAcacatacatacagctctgctctaTACACCGCTCAACaaaacagacatacagctctgctgcatacacttctcaactacacagacatacagctctgctgcatacacttatcatctacagacatacagctctgctgcatacaccgctcaactacacagacatacagctctgctgcatacactgctcaactgcaCAGACATACAACACTGCTACAtatactgctcaactacacagacatacagctctgctgcacacacttattaactacacagacatacagctctgctgcatacactgctcaactgcaCAGACATACAACActgctacatacactgctcaactacacagacatacagctctgctgcatatactgctcaactacacagacatacagctctgctgcatacactgctcatctacacaaacatacagctctgctgcatacactgctcaactacagacatacagctctgctgcatacacttctcaactacacagacatacagctctgctgcatacacttctcaactacacagacatacagctctactgCATACActtctcaactacacagacatacagctctgctgcatacacttctcaactacacagacatacagctctactgCATACActtctcaactacacagacatacagctctgctgcatacactgcttaaCTGCACAGACATACAACACTGCTACAtatactgctcaactacacagacatacagctctgctgcatacactgctcaactacacagacatacagctctgctgcatacactgctcaactacagacatacagctctgctgcatacacttctcaactacacagacatacagctctgctgcatacacttctcaactacacagacatacagctctactgCATACACTTCTCAACTACacaaacatacagctctgctgcatacacttctcaactacacagacatacagctctactgCATACActtctcaactacacagacatacagctctgctgcatacactgctcaactgcaCAGACATACAACACTGCTACAtatactgctcaactacacagacatacagctctgctgcatacaatgCTAATCTACAGACATAcatctctgctgcatacactgctcaactacagacatacagctctgctgcatacacttctcaactacacagacatacagctctgctgcatacacttcttaactacacagacatacagctctactgcatacactgctcaactacacagacatacagctctggtaCATACATTGCTCAactacagacatacagctctgctgcatacaatgCTCAtctacagacatacagctctgctgcatacactgctcaactacacattcaactctgctgcatacactgctcaactacacatacatacagctctgctctaTACACCGCTCAACaaaacagacatacagctctgctgcatacacttctcaactacacagacatacagctctgctgcatacaccgctcaactacacagacatacagctctgctgcatacactgctcaactacaaatACAACTCTGCTGCATACAGTAAGTAATGACCGTAACATAGCGCGGGCGCCGTCCGACATGCTGCGCCGCAGGGAAGGCGACCATTACAGGGGATAGTTAGAAAAGTGCTGAGTCCAGGCGGCGAGCACAACAATGGGAGCTCTATAGGCGGCACAATACGGAGCGCGCGGTATGTTCTCACACTAACACAATGTATAGAGTTGGGACCAAGACACCTCGTCGTGTAGACGTCGCCttaaactgagcgcgtgcgaCCAGCTCAGCGCGAGCGGCCAAAGATAAGGAcaagaacagcaggtggcgctgtacagatccaGTGTATTGCAGAACTCATTACCTGCGGTTATAACAGACATGATGGCGGAGGAGACCACTGACACCCAGATGATAGGACCGACAACTCTGATGGACAGAAGTAGTCAGACATTTATTCcataaaaagggaaaaaacacaacaaatgcCGCGTATAGTGCGGAAAGAAGCGTCACATTGTCACATCTCTACAGAAATAGGAAAAGCTGATTAATAATTATATGTTCCCCAAATGTGTCCCAGAAACATAAAGAAGCCCCTACAGCGACCTCAGTGGAGGACGGGGAAGGGTTAATGATGCCCCCATGAGGTACGTGCACTCGGCGGTGTATCTCCGCTCCAGGATCCACACCTGTTAACTGCAGATCCTGACACGGATTTCCCCAGATCTCCCCCTCTGCATTGTAAAGGGAGAAATCCGCACGGACAATCCACCGGCCGCAGATCTCCGGATCCGCTCCGCAGGTCACTCCGGACGCAGGAAACTTCCGCTCCGTGTAGATGAGAAACTGAGAATCCCATCTGCTTAGGCGGTATTATTTCACTCTGGAAAACCAGCAGGTAAtacgcagcgtgcgcttgtacccgAAGGCCATCTGCGCACGCTGCGGAATACGCTCAGTCTTTCCAGGCGAATTCCCATGTGGAAAAACCGTAACGAAttacagcaccagcaaagtgtatgagattacccCGATCACGTACACTTCGCCGATTATTTCCGTGCGGATTCCCAGATCTGCGGCCTGTCAGTTATgtctgcggatttcacccttttcagtgGAAAACCGCATCTTATCCGCACCAAAAACCGTAATCACACATTGCAGGTATTGGTGCGGATACGCTGCGGATCTAATGTGCGTTCACCAGAACTCGTGTGCAGCATCGATTCTGGATCTGATCTCCAAGGAATATAAAATAATCGTACAGTAAACCCCCCCCATAGAGCCGCCATATACATTGTGTGATCGGAGGCTCCGCCCATACAGCGCTATATAGTGACTTATAGGCGGAGATTATAACGGGACGTGGACGCATCGGCCTCAGCTTattattctaacagaggctccaGGCCACACACAGAAGACAACATGTAGGGGTTGAGAGAAGGAGGCGGTGAAGGTGTGTAAGTGTCTGATGGGGTCACACAGCCGATAGAAGGACAGACGCCCGGCCTCATAGTCTAAGAAGACCCCAAATCTAGGACATGTTGTAtctacactgaggggggatctgactGAGCGGTGATACACTGTACATCCTGCACCAGACATATACAAACACCAAGATTTATCATTACATCCAATACCAGACTGCTGTCCTTTCCTTTCTATACTGGGATAGGACAGTCCGATGTCACATCCTCCTTTCTGGTCCCACTCTACCTCCCAGTAATGTCTTCCTGAGGAGAGGACACATCTGCTTAACACCTGGAGATAATACAGGAACCTTCCCGGTGATTCTGGTCTGTCCTGTTCTTCTTCTGTTCCTGTTGCTGTTTTCAGATCTTCTGATATCTTCACATATATATGAGCAGTGTCCTCATCCAGCAATATGTCTGGAACATGGAGCCCGAGCTCTGATGTGACATTGGTGACAATATCCCTCATAGATCGGTGTAAGGTCAGTGAGATCAGAACCTCATCCAGATCATCCTCAGACCTGCCCTCTCCACCATCTCCCCCTgtgtcctcatcatctccatgacCACATACTGTAATGTCACTTTCTTGTAGGAGTCTTATTGGGTCGGTGACATGACACATCTCCTCCACGTGACGCATCTTCCTGGACAGCTCGCCCTCCTCTATTTCCAGCTTCTTGATCAGATCAGATATCTGGGACACAATCTTCTCCTCCTGCCTGGAGATCTCGCTCAGCGCTTTCTTTTCTGCCATTTCCAGTTGCACCTTAATGTCCATAAATAACTTCCTGACGTTCTTCCTCTTATCAGAGGCCTTCTCCTGGATATTCCTCTGACGATCCTGCAGATTCTGAAGTTTTgtctgaatttctgctttttgtggGTTTAGTTCCTCCAGATATTTCCTCAGCTTCTCTTTCTCCTTCTCAGAGGCCACGTCCAGTAGCTCCACGTCATGTCCCTTGTGCTCGCCGACCAGACAGCAGGACACACAGATACAGGCGGCGTCTATAGGACAATAGTA from Bufo bufo chromosome 7, aBufBuf1.1, whole genome shotgun sequence encodes:
- the LOC121007560 gene encoding E3 ubiquitin/ISG15 ligase TRIM25-like, yielding MASADLRAELDCSICLSLYTDPVSLRCGHNFCRSCIVSALDAQEAAGVYSCPDCRAEYPERPALEKNRKLGNIVERFLSVQPDMEETGIFCTYCTKSPVLAVRTCLQCEASYCGEHLSRHSKSSEHTLVEPTATPKERKCSTHKEVLKYYCPIDAACICVSCCLVGEHKGHDVELLDVASEKEKEKLRKYLEELNPQKAEIQTKLQNLQDRQRNIQEKASDKRKNVRKLFMDIKVQLEMAEKKALSEISRQEEKIVSQISDLIKKLEIEEGELSRKMRHVEEMCHVTDPIRLLQESDITVCGHGDDEDTGGDGGEGRSEDDLDEVLISLTLHRSMRDIVTNVTSELGLHVPDILLDEDTAHIYVKISEDLKTATGTEEEQDRPESPGRFLYYLQVLSRCVLSSGRHYWEVEWDQKGGCDIGLSYPSIERKGQQSGIGCNDKSWCLYMSGAGCTVYHRSVRSPLSVDTTCPRFGVFLDYEAGRLSFYRLCDPIRHLHTFTASFSQPLHVVFCVWPGASVRIIS